Proteins encoded together in one Acaryochloris thomasi RCC1774 window:
- a CDS encoding ATP-binding protein: MPTFPTYQYRIPLQLSLLNPLHYLQLAFWAYFRPSCLKQYLYQADPSLYRAGPGSHIFQALRSSAYNRLFLAIPGTACLVSALLSLPLILAITALTSLKANWLGWLQGLLAGGAISASFFIVFFGVLGIGVGFARGASASTIVAVNSGTAGGLILASILGVLPSIALNWEIITNAYQVPLIFGALIWLSIALVVGGILGIVIATPVGLATSFIAGYLFVIVNSMSRAGGNPEDNTFGGLLFCVMAGLAASGGIGAGISLGRGICVSLSICIAIGVAIGRSSGDWMWGLLDGVVAILLTLRFHLYIVELPLSLFSSRLGVKHPAKWDALSVIPLPGTQRCITQTLLYKQEEIAVIGQLLSNPFQRWVVYQPVKRYLHHHTAPLHVLYQFLTEPEWDIYVFPPETTDAWDKISSLGEILLSELSGQWKSCNFRKPCCIFEHRVYSSTCILQDRRETPLTHFSGMLLALSEINISRSTDFDLPNYRPIYSQLNSYQGGNEIEWSFELMADLLSYRTIDLLSGVEAHFGVFQPSNYPIRPTVLAALQTLREISLEITTFINATSRVNRAAALLRANEALNNLSEYLVSEVANPEQTLLQTILNRWHRLISEAGGKIGRTNILKPVVNPYVVGTPVTGDLFVGREDIMQYLEELWGNSEHCPSVVLYGHRRMGKSSILQNMKLRFGASIQIIDFNMLLVGHTNTNELLYELAVRVYESVLPEHQNQMQEPQYSDFFSRSPYNALNQFFRQVNKFNQKQRFIVAIDEFEHIEINISRGLFSPQILDFLRGLIQTYNWFTIAFAGLHTLQEMSQNYWSSLYRCVLSIPVSFLPDVAAQKLVTQPSPEFDVDYTPESVHEIITLSNGQPYLLQLICHSLVTLFNRQICEERLERERCFFLEDIEAVVNTPEFYREANAYFNGVWMQASETQPDNQIELLYELREGAMTQAQLVEKTDLEAENISSALERLIHHDVISQQNGLYSYNVELMRRWVCFKSYSHPK, from the coding sequence ATGCCTACTTTCCCAACATACCAGTATCGGATACCGCTGCAACTGAGCCTACTAAACCCTTTGCACTATCTACAACTTGCATTCTGGGCATACTTTCGTCCTAGTTGCCTCAAACAATATCTCTATCAAGCTGATCCTAGTTTGTATCGAGCTGGACCAGGTTCGCATATCTTTCAAGCTTTGCGCTCCTCTGCCTACAATCGTTTATTTCTTGCTATCCCAGGTACTGCTTGTTTAGTGTCGGCTCTACTCAGTCTTCCACTTATACTGGCTATCACCGCACTCACTTCTTTGAAGGCAAATTGGCTGGGATGGCTACAAGGTCTCCTTGCAGGAGGAGCAATCAGCGCATCTTTTTTCATTGTGTTTTTCGGAGTGTTAGGCATTGGAGTTGGTTTTGCCCGAGGTGCATCAGCTAGCACGATCGTCGCAGTAAATTCTGGTACTGCAGGAGGACTCATACTTGCTTCAATACTTGGTGTCCTGCCCAGTATCGCCCTAAATTGGGAAATCATCACGAATGCCTACCAAGTTCCACTTATCTTTGGTGCATTGATATGGTTGTCTATTGCCTTGGTCGTTGGCGGGATTCTCGGAATAGTGATTGCTACTCCTGTTGGTTTAGCAACAAGCTTTATTGCTGGATATCTTTTTGTCATAGTCAACAGCATGTCACGGGCAGGTGGTAATCCTGAAGATAATACATTTGGAGGTTTGTTATTTTGTGTGATGGCGGGTCTCGCCGCGAGTGGAGGTATAGGAGCAGGTATCAGTCTTGGTAGAGGCATTTGTGTCAGCTTATCTATCTGTATCGCTATCGGTGTTGCCATAGGTAGGTCTTCTGGAGACTGGATGTGGGGCCTATTGGATGGTGTGGTGGCAATCCTGCTGACACTGCGATTTCATCTATATATTGTTGAATTGCCACTCAGTTTATTTAGTTCTCGACTGGGGGTGAAACACCCTGCTAAGTGGGATGCGTTGTCCGTGATTCCACTTCCTGGTACCCAGCGCTGTATAACTCAAACTCTTCTTTACAAGCAAGAAGAGATAGCTGTGATTGGACAACTGCTCAGCAACCCTTTCCAGCGTTGGGTTGTGTACCAGCCGGTCAAACGATATCTGCATCACCATACTGCTCCCCTGCATGTTTTGTACCAGTTTTTGACTGAACCAGAGTGGGACATCTATGTTTTCCCTCCAGAAACGACTGATGCGTGGGATAAAATTTCATCGCTTGGAGAAATACTGTTGAGTGAATTGAGCGGACAATGGAAGAGCTGTAACTTCAGGAAACCATGCTGTATTTTCGAGCATAGGGTATATTCATCAACCTGCATTCTGCAAGATCGCCGAGAGACACCACTAACCCATTTTTCTGGTATGTTACTCGCACTTTCGGAGATAAACATCAGCCGCTCAACAGATTTTGACTTGCCAAACTATCGGCCTATTTACAGTCAGTTGAATAGCTATCAAGGCGGTAACGAGATCGAGTGGTCATTTGAACTTATGGCGGACTTACTCAGCTATCGGACGATTGATTTGCTGTCTGGCGTAGAGGCACATTTTGGGGTATTTCAACCCAGCAACTATCCTATCCGGCCTACTGTTCTAGCTGCACTCCAAACGCTGAGAGAAATCAGCTTAGAGATAACAACTTTCATAAATGCAACTAGCCGCGTAAATCGTGCAGCGGCATTATTAAGAGCGAATGAGGCTCTTAATAATTTGAGTGAGTATCTTGTTTCGGAGGTTGCTAATCCTGAGCAAACGCTATTGCAGACAATTCTCAATCGGTGGCACAGGCTTATCAGTGAGGCTGGAGGTAAGATAGGACGCACAAATATTCTCAAGCCTGTAGTCAATCCCTATGTCGTCGGTACACCTGTTACTGGGGACTTATTTGTAGGTAGAGAAGATATTATGCAGTACTTGGAAGAGCTTTGGGGCAACTCCGAGCACTGTCCATCAGTAGTGCTCTATGGCCATCGGCGCATGGGTAAGTCTTCAATCCTTCAAAATATGAAGCTACGATTCGGAGCGTCTATACAAATTATTGACTTCAATATGCTGTTGGTCGGGCATACAAACACGAATGAACTGCTGTATGAATTGGCTGTAAGAGTATATGAAAGTGTCTTACCTGAACATCAAAATCAGATGCAAGAGCCGCAATATTCAGATTTTTTTAGTCGAAGCCCCTATAATGCCTTGAACCAATTCTTTCGACAGGTTAATAAATTCAATCAAAAGCAAAGATTTATTGTAGCGATAGATGAGTTTGAGCATATTGAAATCAATATTTCAAGAGGCCTATTTAGTCCTCAGATTTTAGACTTCCTGCGTGGACTGATTCAAACATATAACTGGTTCACCATCGCCTTTGCTGGCCTACATACGCTACAGGAGATGAGCCAGAACTATTGGAGTAGCTTGTATAGGTGTGTATTATCAATCCCAGTTAGTTTCTTACCTGATGTCGCGGCTCAGAAGCTTGTCACTCAACCTTCTCCAGAGTTCGACGTTGACTATACACCTGAATCAGTTCACGAGATAATTACTCTATCAAACGGACAACCTTATCTTTTACAACTTATCTGTCATTCTCTTGTAACCTTGTTTAATCGTCAGATTTGTGAAGAAAGACTCGAACGTGAGAGATGCTTTTTTCTTGAGGATATTGAAGCAGTGGTTAATACTCCAGAGTTTTATCGAGAGGCTAATGCCTACTTTAATGGTGTCTGGATGCAAGCTTCAGAGACGCAACCTGACAACCAAATTGAGCTACTTTATGAGCTTAGGGAAGGTGCTATGACTCAAGCCCAGTTAGTAGAGAAAACGGATCTTGAGGCAGAGAATATCAGCTCCGCTTTGGAAAGACTGATTCACCATGATGTGATTTCTCAACAGAATGGTCTGTATTCTTATAACGTAGAACTCATGCGACGATGGGTCTGCTTCAAAAGCTATAGCCATCCCAAGTGA
- a CDS encoding ATP-binding protein, giving the protein MARFDPQKKQWKNIDIAQSLSHSWISDNPVQIFQDNLRVICRVLAESGCCLGDSIADEANVVGRYPKGESPWQKAYQWLWAQRFPQWSVAREEHMAQRSGISPLSVKATIADLPFGDRGRITDENRFFDRVDLFGQLFVELAKGCNVSLVGMSEIGKSSILSMICQKGPRVPSLSSYGFVLINMEWVHGENDLFESLCYSLGIKTCRGFALKRALQQRRYILCIDEIEKMTRSDLFSGDERSELRGLADGFDAPLSLVIASRTNLDLLFPDSPVMTSPLAGLFGRPYMVGNFTPEIASQFLRKRLSETEVEFTEAEIQRLISETDGHPARLQQAAAQLYRSYTN; this is encoded by the coding sequence ATGGCTCGTTTTGATCCACAGAAGAAACAGTGGAAGAACATTGATATTGCTCAATCATTAAGTCATTCTTGGATTTCAGATAATCCAGTTCAGATTTTCCAAGATAACCTAAGAGTCATCTGTCGAGTTTTAGCTGAGTCCGGTTGCTGCTTAGGAGATTCAATCGCGGATGAAGCAAACGTTGTTGGGCGGTATCCGAAGGGAGAAAGCCCTTGGCAGAAAGCTTATCAATGGCTTTGGGCACAACGGTTTCCCCAATGGTCTGTCGCTAGAGAAGAGCATATGGCTCAGCGTTCAGGAATTTCCCCGCTTTCTGTAAAAGCCACCATTGCAGATTTGCCTTTCGGTGACCGGGGACGAATAACTGATGAGAACCGCTTTTTTGACCGTGTAGACCTTTTTGGACAGCTCTTTGTAGAATTAGCTAAAGGCTGCAACGTATCATTGGTAGGCATGTCAGAGATTGGTAAGTCTTCTATACTCTCGATGATTTGCCAGAAAGGTCCAAGGGTACCCTCACTCTCAAGCTATGGATTTGTTCTTATCAACATGGAGTGGGTTCATGGTGAGAACGATTTGTTCGAGTCTCTTTGCTACTCTCTCGGTATCAAAACCTGTAGAGGGTTTGCCTTGAAGAGAGCTTTGCAGCAACGTCGTTACATTCTATGTATTGACGAGATTGAGAAGATGACCCGGTCAGACCTATTTTCTGGAGACGAGAGATCTGAGTTGCGGGGACTTGCTGATGGTTTTGATGCTCCTCTCTCTTTGGTCATTGCCAGCCGTACTAACTTAGACTTACTTTTTCCTGACTCACCTGTGATGACCTCACCCTTAGCAGGTTTGTTTGGTCGCCCTTATATGGTTGGCAACTTTACTCCCGAAATTGCTAGTCAGTTTTTACGAAAACGCCTCAGTGAAACTGAAGTCGAATTTACTGAGGCTGAGATCCAACGTTTGATTTCTGAAACTGATGGCCATCCGGCCCGTCTGCAGCAAGCCGCAGCACAGCTCTATCGAAGTTATACCAACTAA
- a CDS encoding DUF6006 family protein has translation MKIKSWVFSLACSCISLSIFAMIPTPTSANINSERAIQEWSGNWDCIIDGRPSKISFNYDFGKGWGIRFSDNGGPWKTLVARRLDSNDPPADRPGNLFPLKYADDGNHWLLILHGGSRKASGYTTWNKTPYGLHCQK, from the coding sequence ATGAAAATAAAATCTTGGGTATTCAGCCTTGCTTGTAGCTGTATATCTTTATCTATTTTCGCAATGATACCAACGCCAACCTCAGCAAATATTAACTCAGAAAGAGCTATTCAGGAATGGTCTGGGAATTGGGACTGTATTATTGATGGCAGACCATCAAAAATTTCATTTAATTATGATTTTGGCAAAGGATGGGGTATTAGGTTTAGTGACAATGGAGGTCCTTGGAAGACTCTTGTTGCGAGGCGGTTAGATTCTAATGACCCACCTGCAGATCGCCCAGGAAATCTCTTTCCACTTAAATATGCTGATGATGGGAATCATTGGCTACTAATACTGCATGGAGGTAGTCGTAAGGCTAGTGGATATACAACTTGGAATAAAACACCCTATGGACTCCATTGCCAGAAATGA
- a CDS encoding FG-GAP repeat domain-containing protein yields the protein MRSITQINTFAISFILFYSCHQIIYAQDKNPINLIYPSNSIYRSVQKRSNDLKITNEKGILIKAQAKKTGIIFANLSQGSEFSSSRMQLTDIPFYGLHGTYFADATGDGRADAIVVNDDKVTVRRSDGSNFTSNEAWTSNPYYGSRGTYFADVTGDGRADAIVVNDDKVTVRRSDGSNFTSNEAWTSNPYYGSRGTYFADVTGDGRADAIVVNDDKVTVRRSDGSNFTSNEAWTSNPYYGSLGTYFADVTGDGRADAIVVNADKVTVRRSDGSKFIGNEVWATNRDFPLHRSITFADINADKLSDFLDYQSGPILY from the coding sequence ATGAGATCGATTACTCAAATTAATACGTTCGCAATTTCATTTATACTATTTTACTCTTGTCACCAAATTATATACGCACAGGATAAAAATCCTATTAACTTGATATATCCATCTAATTCAATTTATAGATCTGTTCAAAAGCGTAGTAATGATCTAAAAATAACTAATGAGAAAGGTATATTGATTAAAGCCCAAGCTAAAAAGACAGGGATTATTTTTGCAAATCTTTCACAAGGAAGCGAATTCTCTAGCAGTAGAATGCAGCTAACTGACATTCCTTTTTATGGCTTGCATGGTACATATTTTGCTGATGCGACTGGTGATGGGCGAGCTGATGCAATCGTCGTGAATGATGACAAGGTTACTGTGCGTCGCTCCGATGGGAGTAACTTTACAAGCAATGAAGCTTGGACTTCCAATCCTTATTACGGTAGCCGAGGAACATACTTTGCTGACGTAACTGGTGATGGACGAGCTGATGCAATCGTTGTGAATGATGACAAGGTTACTGTGCGTCGCTCCGATGGGAGTAACTTTACGAGCAATGAAGCTTGGACTTCCAATCCTTATTACGGTAGCCGAGGAACATACTTTGCTGACGTAACTGGTGATGGACGAGCTGATGCAATCGTCGTGAATGATGACAAGGTCACTGTGCGTCGCTCCGATGGGAGTAACTTTACGAGCAATGAAGCTTGGACTTCCAATCCTTATTACGGTAGTCTAGGGACATACTTTGCTGACGTAACTGGTGATGGGCGAGCTGATGCAATTGTAGTAAATGCAGACAAAGTTACTGTACGTCGGTCTGATGGAAGTAAGTTTATAGGTAATGAAGTATGGGCTACAAATAGAGATTTTCCTCTTCACAGAAGTATCACATTCGCTGACATAAATGCTGATAAATTAAGTGACTTTTTGGACTATCAGTCAGGCCCAATTTTATATTAG
- a CDS encoding DUF7693 family protein, whose protein sequence is MKSILKSLLLTQWQKSQKFSSERPDFNDPTLYSDTDLQHSHCQVGPREVAEVLRKMISGEKNAQAVFDTFFLSCVSGDLFDFTIDDYKISLFIDDPGTFDYIESVTIEGRRAAYGDWKVDPEFLLSEEEQNQFQMLLENL, encoded by the coding sequence ATGAAATCAATACTAAAATCGTTACTACTAACTCAATGGCAAAAGAGTCAAAAATTTAGTAGTGAACGACCTGATTTCAATGATCCTACGCTTTACTCTGATACAGATCTGCAACATTCTCACTGTCAGGTTGGCCCGAGAGAGGTTGCAGAAGTCCTGAGAAAAATGATATCTGGAGAGAAGAACGCCCAGGCAGTATTTGATACTTTTTTCTTGAGCTGCGTATCTGGCGATCTATTTGATTTTACGATTGATGATTACAAGATCAGTTTGTTCATAGATGATCCAGGCACATTCGACTACATCGAATCTGTAACTATTGAAGGCAGGCGAGCTGCCTACGGTGACTGGAAAGTCGATCCTGAATTTCTCTTGAGTGAAGAGGAACAGAATCAATTTCAGATGCTTTTGGAAAACCTGTAA
- a CDS encoding RecB family exonuclease has product MAYPISATRLNLYKSCPQSYYFRYERGLKEQSAFGSPALGKAVHAALKDIYGDWNYGHPKPSLEWFELMWQAHTGDLSSKQVDDGWSMLKGYFEQFIEPYPSMNKPLGVEQGIKGKFQVRYIEFVVRGQYDRLDYIEDGLELIDYKTTKQMSPPDAIDIQLGLYDLLLKQVYGQALRKLSLIYLRSGEKKPYEVTPEHRRESQRLIENLAMQLHREEEWRPQEGQQCDRCSYERYCAAKREVPEPLPETARKPKGMQLLLPL; this is encoded by the coding sequence ATGGCTTACCCCATCTCTGCCACCCGGCTAAACCTGTACAAGAGCTGTCCGCAGTCCTACTACTTTCGCTATGAGCGGGGACTCAAGGAGCAGTCAGCCTTTGGCTCACCGGCATTGGGTAAAGCTGTCCATGCGGCACTAAAGGACATCTACGGTGATTGGAACTATGGGCACCCCAAACCTTCCTTGGAATGGTTTGAGTTGATGTGGCAAGCCCACACAGGGGATCTAAGCAGTAAGCAAGTTGATGATGGGTGGTCGATGCTCAAAGGGTACTTTGAGCAGTTTATTGAGCCGTACCCTTCGATGAATAAACCGTTGGGTGTGGAGCAGGGAATCAAAGGTAAGTTCCAGGTTCGATACATCGAATTTGTGGTGCGGGGTCAATATGATCGGCTGGACTACATTGAGGATGGCTTAGAGCTGATTGACTATAAGACGACTAAACAGATGAGTCCGCCAGATGCCATTGATATCCAATTGGGTCTCTATGATCTGTTGCTAAAGCAGGTCTACGGGCAGGCGTTGCGGAAGCTGAGTTTAATCTATCTGAGGTCTGGGGAGAAGAAGCCCTACGAAGTAACGCCGGAGCATCGCCGGGAGTCACAGCGGTTGATTGAGAATCTGGCGATGCAGCTCCATCGGGAGGAGGAGTGGCGACCGCAGGAAGGGCAGCAGTGCGATCGCTGTAGTTACGAAAGGTATTGTGCGGCGAAGCGTGAGGTGCCGGAGCCGTTGCCGGAGACGGCCAGGAAGCCAAAGGGGATGCAGTTGTTGTTGCCGTTGTAA